One Pelorhabdus rhamnosifermentans genomic window carries:
- a CDS encoding DUF1737 domain-containing protein, which yields MKNKLRYRLIPGKDDAIFCERIPKFLDDSYKLYGSHTCIFNGKS from the coding sequence ATGAAAAATAAACTTAGATATCGGTTAATTCCTGGAAAAGATGATGCAATTTTTTGTGAGAGAATTCCTAAATTTCTTGATGATAGTTATAAATTATACGGCTCTCATACCTGTATATTTAATGGGAAATCGTGA
- a CDS encoding aminoacyl-tRNA deacylase: MNLLEILAPYQDFEIILNDKPIRSAQDGATYFQIEIGQTAPTLILEGDNKYFAVIVSGRRNGLDMEEMARVLGCHKVKLAKPNKVKKITGYKVGTIPLVGLSLPYILDKQLFEYDFVYGGTGEVDKTLKIAPAVLKMVNQVIAKFD; encoded by the coding sequence ATGAATTTATTAGAAATTTTAGCGCCTTATCAAGATTTTGAAATTATTCTTAATGATAAGCCTATTCGTTCGGCACAAGATGGAGCAACGTATTTTCAGATTGAAATAGGGCAGACTGCACCTACGCTCATATTAGAAGGGGATAATAAGTACTTTGCGGTTATTGTGTCTGGCAGGCGCAATGGCTTAGATATGGAAGAAATGGCGAGGGTACTAGGCTGTCATAAGGTAAAACTAGCAAAACCTAATAAAGTAAAAAAAATTACGGGGTATAAAGTTGGTACTATACCGTTGGTGGGACTTTCCTTACCGTATATTTTAGATAAACAGTTATTTGAATATGATTTTGTTTATGGAGGGACAGGTGAGGTTGATAAGACGTTAAAAATTGCACCTGCTGTTTTAAAAATGGTAAATCAAGTAATTGCTAAATTTGATTAA